In the genome of Nocardia terpenica, one region contains:
- a CDS encoding FAD-dependent oxidoreductase has protein sequence MNAGSTVWKEGSSAMVIGGGVAGTVAALALTRAGIRAHIYEAHPAVAHGAGGYLSLAPNGFDALKAIGADEVVGAWGLPVPTTIMVDGAGTMLSTVAGVDGVPPTLVLTRAQLLGSLVEHVMSRGIPYSLGKRLIGVTETESGVVAHFADGTVAHGDVLIGADGIRSTVRTVIDAAAPGPVYAGALGFAGIAANSGAHAEPGAMHVTRGSVALGYWGFPDGCVGWLATLPSPSPMSAEEVAETSPARWLSRLRAHYADHCPGADLIARTDPAGLMMVGALERLPAVPRWYRGRMVLLGDAAHAPSPDSGQGAALAIESAVELARCLRDLPPAAAFPAYEACRRERVESVADLVDVTDRAAVGHHIDWEAPVAAVQRTG, from the coding sequence ATGAACGCAGGTTCGACCGTGTGGAAGGAGGGGAGCTCGGCGATGGTGATCGGAGGGGGAGTCGCCGGGACGGTGGCGGCGTTGGCGTTGACTCGGGCGGGAATCCGGGCGCATATCTACGAGGCGCATCCCGCGGTGGCCCATGGGGCGGGGGGCTATCTGAGTCTGGCGCCCAACGGATTCGACGCGCTGAAGGCAATCGGCGCGGACGAGGTCGTGGGGGCATGGGGGTTGCCCGTGCCCACCACGATCATGGTCGACGGCGCGGGCACGATGTTGTCGACCGTCGCCGGGGTCGACGGTGTGCCGCCGACCCTGGTGCTCACCCGGGCGCAATTGCTCGGCAGCCTTGTCGAGCACGTGATGTCGCGCGGCATTCCGTACAGCCTCGGCAAGCGGCTGATCGGCGTCACGGAGACCGAGTCGGGGGTGGTGGCGCACTTCGCCGATGGCACCGTGGCGCACGGCGACGTGCTGATCGGGGCCGACGGCATCCGGTCCACGGTCCGCACGGTGATCGACGCCGCCGCGCCGGGGCCGGTGTACGCGGGTGCGCTGGGTTTCGCGGGGATCGCGGCCAACAGCGGCGCCCATGCCGAACCGGGGGCGATGCACGTCACGCGGGGGAGTGTGGCGCTGGGCTACTGGGGGTTCCCGGACGGGTGCGTCGGCTGGCTCGCGACGCTACCGAGCCCGTCCCCGATGAGTGCGGAGGAGGTGGCCGAAACATCGCCCGCGCGTTGGCTTTCCCGGCTGCGGGCGCACTACGCGGACCACTGTCCGGGCGCGGACCTGATCGCCCGGACCGACCCGGCCGGCCTGATGATGGTCGGCGCCCTGGAACGGCTGCCCGCCGTGCCCCGGTGGTATCGGGGACGGATGGTGCTCCTCGGCGATGCCGCGCACGCGCCGTCGCCGGATTCCGGGCAGGGCGCCGCGCTGGCGATCGAGAGCGCCGTCGAACTCGCCCGCTGCCTTCGAGACCTACCGCCCGCCGCTGCCTTCCCTGCCTATGAGGCATGCCGGCGGGAACGGGTCGAGTCCGTCGCGGACCTCGTGGACGTGACGGATCGCGCCGCTGTGGGACACCACATCGATTGGGAGGCGCCGGTCGCCGCGGTTCAGCGGACCGGGTGA
- a CDS encoding AraC family transcriptional regulator produces the protein MLSPAPRTTVVLPRFVLTAATELGADRTQLLHETRLTPSMLEDAQQIPTTLAVRVWEVCEWALDDPYSALAIASRYRMGVLDLYDYLFVTSDTLGDGLSATAEYLFTATTACTATVVERDDTVDLEFSMGEGGGHTRDLATQYALGVFTHRIVQGTGKRVAPVHVGLTQRPPRSHEAFNDIFGTMSVDFDAHTNSVTVRKSDLTVPLPGSDPVLAKILKRFATQLLPSDHPPPPDPAGTSWLAEFRIVLDTHLARGAATRLDTLARHFAISPRTLQRLLTRHGTTWRGELDAARRREMRRLHGTSDEVAQRLGYSEARALRRARHRWNAVR, from the coding sequence ATGCTGAGCCCAGCGCCGCGGACCACCGTCGTGTTGCCGCGATTCGTGCTCACGGCGGCGACGGAGCTGGGCGCGGACCGCACCCAGCTGCTGCACGAGACCCGCCTGACCCCCAGCATGCTCGAGGACGCGCAACAGATCCCGACCACCCTCGCGGTGCGGGTGTGGGAGGTGTGCGAGTGGGCGCTGGACGACCCCTACTCGGCACTGGCCATCGCCTCCCGGTACCGGATGGGCGTGCTGGATCTGTACGACTACCTGTTCGTCACCTCGGACACCCTCGGCGACGGCCTGAGCGCCACCGCCGAATACCTGTTCACCGCCACCACCGCGTGCACGGCCACGGTGGTCGAGCGCGACGACACCGTCGACCTGGAATTCTCGATGGGCGAGGGCGGCGGGCACACCCGGGACCTGGCGACCCAGTACGCGCTCGGCGTGTTCACCCATCGCATCGTGCAGGGCACGGGCAAGCGGGTCGCGCCGGTTCATGTCGGCCTCACCCAGCGGCCGCCGCGCTCGCACGAGGCGTTCAACGACATCTTCGGCACCATGAGCGTCGACTTCGACGCGCACACCAATTCCGTGACCGTCCGCAAGTCCGACCTCACGGTGCCGCTGCCGGGCTCGGATCCGGTCCTGGCGAAGATTTTGAAACGCTTTGCGACACAACTACTCCCATCCGATCACCCACCCCCACCAGACCCTGCCGGAACCAGCTGGCTCGCCGAGTTCCGGATCGTGCTCGATACGCACCTGGCCCGGGGCGCCGCTACCCGGCTGGACACCCTGGCCCGGCACTTCGCGATCAGTCCGCGGACCCTCCAGCGCCTGCTGACCCGGCACGGCACCACCTGGCGCGGCGAACTGGACGCCGCCCGGCGCCGCGAAATGCGCCGGCTGCACGGCACTTCCGACGAGGTCGCCCAGCGCCTGGGCTACTCCGAGGCCCGCGCCCTGCGCCGCGCCCGGCACCGCTGGAACGCGGTGCGGTGA
- a CDS encoding HTTM domain-containing protein produces MITTGRRLLDRLATHRYHLYGSALVRIGIGTTILYICLANYAARHLFWGADNPWSPDLFRADTSRPIGLYTLASSGVWFEVLFHGQILLTLLYIVGYRGRIVAPLFCIATFALLQRNSLILSGGENLFMAITPFLAVLDGTRRLSLDRVIARRRGPRRVVRESPLVVLGTVAHNAAVLAIAVQVCIVYFMAGMYKVAGPLWRSGEAVYYIMGVPLFGSSGVHAFLADHLLILSAVTYFTVVLQVGFPVLVLVRRTRPFVIAAAIAFHLGIAVVMALPQFALIMISAELIFCDDKHYRALSRCLRPRSAERSEMSEGGIPVS; encoded by the coding sequence ATGATCACCACCGGTAGGCGCCTGCTCGATCGGCTCGCCACGCACCGCTATCACCTCTACGGCTCCGCCCTGGTGCGAATCGGTATCGGGACCACGATTCTCTATATCTGCCTCGCGAATTACGCTGCGCGGCACCTGTTCTGGGGTGCGGACAATCCGTGGTCGCCGGACCTGTTCCGGGCCGATACCTCGCGGCCGATCGGCCTGTACACCCTCGCGTCGTCCGGGGTGTGGTTCGAGGTGCTGTTTCACGGGCAGATTCTGCTGACGTTGCTCTATATCGTCGGCTATCGGGGGCGAATCGTCGCGCCGTTGTTCTGCATCGCGACTTTTGCTCTGCTGCAAAGAAATTCGCTGATCCTCAGCGGTGGTGAGAATCTGTTCATGGCCATCACCCCGTTCCTGGCGGTACTCGATGGCACCCGCAGGCTCTCGCTGGACCGTGTCATCGCACGCCGCCGGGGGCCGCGCCGTGTCGTGCGGGAGTCGCCGCTCGTGGTTCTCGGGACCGTCGCGCACAACGCGGCCGTGCTGGCGATCGCCGTGCAGGTCTGCATCGTCTATTTCATGGCCGGGATGTACAAGGTGGCCGGGCCGTTGTGGCGCAGCGGCGAGGCCGTCTACTACATCATGGGTGTTCCGCTGTTCGGATCGTCCGGGGTCCACGCCTTTCTGGCGGACCATCTGCTGATCCTGTCCGCCGTCACGTATTTCACCGTCGTGCTGCAGGTCGGATTTCCGGTGCTGGTGCTGGTGCGCCGGACCCGGCCGTTCGTGATCGCGGCGGCGATCGCCTTCCACCTGGGCATCGCGGTGGTGATGGCGCTGCCGCAGTTCGCCCTGATCATGATCTCGGCCGAGCTGATCTTCTGCGACGACAAGCACTATCGGGCCCTGTCGCGCTGTCTGCGCCCGCGTTCCGCGGAGCGATCCGAGATGTCGGAAGGAGGAATTCCGGTGAGCTGA
- a CDS encoding ABC transporter ATP-binding protein, whose translation MSRLVVSDVSKSFGPTRVLGGLSLEVADGGTTAVVGSSGCGKTTLLRVIAGFEAPDAGSVAIGGETVARDRFCKPPHRRNVGYVAQDGALFPHLTVGRNIAYGLPGVGRGRHRQRVAELLEMVSLDASYAARRPHELSGGQQQRVALARALARRPDVMLLDEPFSALDTGLRAATRQAVAATLRAAGMTSILVTHDQEEALSFADQVAVMRDGTFTQVGAPDRVYAAPADLFTARFLGDCVLLDGVVERGVATSALGPVPVRPGAPGGLVTMMLRPEQLVAHAVSEVGTGTGIVRGTEFRGADVLLTIHLDNQAADPIRVRRVSVGAPAVGDRVRLEVLGAAVAFAPESGPDAGDAVRAA comes from the coding sequence ATGAGTCGTCTTGTCGTCAGCGATGTTTCCAAGTCGTTCGGGCCCACCCGCGTGCTGGGCGGCCTCAGCCTGGAGGTGGCCGACGGCGGCACGACGGCGGTGGTCGGCTCCTCCGGATGCGGCAAGACGACGCTGCTGCGGGTGATCGCCGGATTCGAGGCGCCGGACGCGGGATCGGTGGCGATCGGCGGGGAAACCGTTGCCCGCGACCGCTTCTGCAAGCCGCCGCACCGCCGCAATGTCGGCTATGTCGCCCAGGACGGGGCGCTGTTCCCGCACCTGACCGTCGGCCGGAACATCGCCTACGGACTGCCCGGCGTGGGGCGCGGGCGGCACCGGCAGCGGGTGGCCGAACTGCTGGAGATGGTCTCGCTGGACGCCTCCTACGCGGCGCGGCGGCCGCACGAGTTGTCCGGCGGTCAGCAGCAGCGGGTCGCGCTGGCCCGGGCGCTGGCCCGCCGCCCCGACGTGATGCTGCTGGACGAGCCGTTCAGCGCCTTGGACACCGGGCTGCGGGCCGCGACCCGGCAGGCGGTGGCCGCGACCCTGCGCGCGGCCGGGATGACCAGCATCCTGGTCACTCACGACCAGGAGGAGGCGCTGTCGTTCGCCGACCAGGTCGCCGTCATGCGCGACGGCACGTTCACCCAGGTCGGCGCGCCCGACCGGGTCTACGCCGCCCCGGCCGACCTGTTCACCGCCCGCTTCCTCGGCGACTGCGTCCTGCTGGACGGCGTCGTCGAACGGGGCGTCGCCACCAGCGCGCTCGGGCCCGTTCCGGTGCGCCCGGGCGCGCCCGGCGGCCTGGTCACCATGATGCTGCGCCCGGAACAGCTTGTCGCCCACGCCGTTTCCGAGGTCGGCACCGGCACCGGGATCGTGCGCGGGACCGAATTCCGCGGGGCCGACGTCCTGCTCACCATCCACCTCGACAACCAGGCCGCCGACCCGATCCGGGTGCGCCGGGTCAGCGTCGGCGCGCCCGCCGTCGGCGACCGGGTGCGGCTGGAAGTCCTCGGCGCCGCGGTCGCTTTCGCCCCCGAGTCCGGCCCGGACGCGGGCGACGCGGTCCGCGCCGCCTGA
- a CDS encoding TetR/AcrR family transcriptional regulator, with the protein MVDDDCVPSDLARLWRLPTTRRKGRPAGLDVDLVVSTAVDLADRDGFAAVSLQKVAATLGFTKMAMYRHVGSWDELIELMADAAIGPAPDLGDAALDEWRVGLTRWASELRAVLALHPWLAPTPDIGPARGPNTIAWMDVLLRVLRDTGLDWSEKLSVLLALTTHVRQAGTTTPRLIDMLLPHPGRDDSPRRRKPVPAALVGPDRFPEASKLFAATACTADIHDPQRAFEVGLELILDGVAARIAAARP; encoded by the coding sequence ATGGTCGATGACGACTGTGTGCCCTCGGATCTGGCGCGACTGTGGCGCCTGCCGACCACGCGCCGCAAGGGAAGACCGGCCGGTCTCGATGTCGATCTGGTGGTGAGCACCGCGGTCGACCTGGCCGATCGCGACGGTTTCGCCGCGGTGAGCTTGCAGAAGGTCGCTGCCACGCTGGGTTTCACCAAGATGGCGATGTATCGGCACGTCGGTTCGTGGGACGAGTTGATCGAGCTGATGGCCGACGCGGCGATCGGCCCGGCGCCGGATCTCGGCGACGCCGCGCTCGACGAGTGGCGAGTGGGCTTGACCCGCTGGGCCTCCGAGCTGCGCGCGGTGCTGGCGCTGCATCCGTGGCTGGCGCCGACGCCGGACATCGGCCCGGCCCGCGGCCCCAACACCATCGCCTGGATGGATGTGCTGTTGCGGGTGCTGCGCGACACCGGCCTGGACTGGAGCGAGAAGCTGTCGGTGCTGCTGGCGCTGACCACCCATGTCCGGCAGGCCGGGACGACCACGCCGCGGCTGATCGACATGCTGCTGCCGCACCCCGGCCGCGACGACTCGCCGCGGCGGCGCAAGCCGGTCCCGGCCGCCCTGGTCGGCCCGGACCGCTTCCCCGAGGCGTCGAAGCTGTTCGCCGCCACCGCCTGCACGGCCGATATCCACGATCCGCAGCGCGCGTTCGAGGTGGGCCTGGAACTGATCCTCGACGGGGTCGCGGCCCGGATCGCCGCGGCGCGTCCCTGA
- a CDS encoding DUF5819 family protein produces the protein MKVTGIRRRTVLSGAAVALLVAHFAVIMLSNLPEGPLKRSTATFVGWYTDPIFAQSWQLFSPDPIVSDIGTLLRVRYPDGRISDWADPLSPLIDRVHRSPLTADRQVFLFQALQTMSVGWEDSKLRAERDRLTDDPTKRYVVVPISESERPRKERADRFRAALATRYADRYLGDGWSAVQVRFVAIPAIPLPGSDSGDRSTPDVMDFDWQDRIR, from the coding sequence GTGAAGGTCACCGGCATACGCAGGCGCACAGTGCTTTCCGGCGCGGCCGTCGCCCTGCTGGTGGCGCATTTCGCGGTGATCATGCTCTCGAATTTGCCTGAGGGGCCGTTGAAGCGGAGTACCGCCACGTTCGTCGGCTGGTACACCGATCCGATCTTCGCTCAGTCATGGCAGCTGTTCTCGCCGGATCCGATCGTGTCCGACATCGGAACCCTACTGCGCGTGCGCTATCCGGACGGGCGGATATCGGACTGGGCGGATCCGCTGTCGCCCTTGATCGATCGAGTGCATCGCAGCCCGCTGACCGCCGATCGGCAGGTGTTCCTGTTCCAGGCGCTGCAGACGATGAGCGTGGGCTGGGAGGATTCCAAGCTGCGCGCGGAACGCGATCGGCTGACCGACGATCCGACGAAACGCTATGTGGTGGTGCCGATTTCCGAATCCGAGCGGCCGCGCAAGGAACGTGCGGACCGGTTCCGCGCGGCGTTGGCCACCCGGTACGCCGATCGGTACCTCGGTGACGGCTGGTCCGCGGTGCAAGTGCGGTTCGTGGCGATCCCTGCGATTCCCCTGCCCGGCAGCGATTCCGGCGATCGATCGACTCCCGACGTGATGGATTTCGACTGGCAGGACCGGATTCGATGA
- a CDS encoding TetR/AcrR family transcriptional regulator, giving the protein MTAAPAPRRSDATRAAILSAARRRFAEDGFRKATIRAIAADADIDPSMVMRYYGSKEGLFDAALDVDLALPDFGATHPDSMGEAIARRFLELWETPPTEGTLLTLLRSSVADEAVAQRFRRIFAEQLMPTVLRVGDPADAPRRAGLIATQVLGLALCRYALRLPPVAALTHDQIAADIGPTLQRYLTMGS; this is encoded by the coding sequence ATGACCGCAGCTCCCGCCCCGCGGCGTTCCGACGCCACCCGCGCCGCGATCCTGTCCGCCGCCCGCCGCCGCTTCGCCGAGGACGGCTTCCGCAAGGCGACGATCCGCGCCATCGCGGCGGACGCGGACATCGATCCGTCGATGGTGATGCGCTACTACGGCAGCAAGGAGGGGCTGTTCGACGCCGCCCTGGACGTCGATCTGGCCCTGCCGGATTTCGGTGCGACGCACCCCGATTCGATGGGTGAGGCAATCGCCCGCCGCTTCCTCGAACTCTGGGAGACCCCGCCCACGGAGGGCACGCTGCTGACCCTGCTCCGCTCCTCGGTCGCCGACGAGGCCGTGGCGCAACGCTTCCGCCGCATCTTCGCCGAACAACTGATGCCGACGGTCCTGCGCGTAGGCGACCCCGCCGACGCCCCCCGCCGCGCGGGCCTGATCGCCACCCAGGTCCTCGGCCTGGCCCTGTGCCGCTACGCCTTACGCCTACCCCCCGTAGCCGCCCTGACCCACGACCAGATCGCCGCCGACATCGGCCCGACCCTGCAACGCTACTTGACAATGGGCAGCTGA